A single Rhopalosiphum padi isolate XX-2018 chromosome 4, ASM2088224v1, whole genome shotgun sequence DNA region contains:
- the LOC132930427 gene encoding rhodopsin-like, giving the protein MNGEYAQPQHISDAIYLGAAIALSIIGIVGFLFNTCVIFIMIRDPRLWTPQNVIIFNLATSDLAVSVLGNPVTLAAAITKGWIFGQTICVIYGFFMALFGIASITTLTVLAYDRYLMIRYPFSSSRLTKETALYAVAGIWIYAFAVTGPPLFGWNRYVNESANISCSVDWESGEHSNYVIYIFVFGLFLPVTVIIYSYVSLVVTVRKRAAEKIIGQATKAECRVAIMVAVMILAFLTAWMPYSVLALMIAFGGVHISPVVSIIPALCAKSSICWNPIIYIGLNTQFRSAWKRFLKIPGTVSEVSLDADITTGMTKLMTGHQELPVHPGNNVDADHPSGLIMCCLAHDEHRRSATYVDQYECNLEMKSCNPQTLRKQTETNLGDVSL; this is encoded by the exons ATGAACGGAGAATACGCTCAGCCACAGCACATTTCAGATGCCATCTACCTAGGTGCTGCCATCGCACTGAGTATTATCGGAATAGTTGGATTTCTTTTCAACACCTGTGTAATTTTCATAATGATTAGAGATCCCCgg CTATGGACCCCTCAAAACGTGATAATATTCAACTTAGCAACGTCCGACTTAGCCGTGTCTGTATTGGGAAACCCAGTTACTTTAGCCGCTGCCATCACCAAAGGCTGGATTTTTGGTCAAACCATATGTGTTATCTATGGATTTTTTATGGCATTatttg gtatagcATCAATTACAACTTTAACTGTGTTGGCGTACGATCGGTATTTAATGATACGCTATCCGTTCAGCAGCAGCAGATTAACCAAGGAAACTGCACTATACGCAGTAGCTGGAATATGGATATATGCATTTGCTGTAACAGGACCTCCGTTGTTTGGATGGAATCGTTACGTCAACGAATCTGCAAACATCAG ttGTTCAGTAGATTGGGAGAGTGGCGAACATAGCAATTATGTCatttacatatttgtttttGGACTATTTCTACCAGTTACTGTGATAATCTATTCTTATGTGAGCCTCGTCGTTACAGTAAGaaag AGAGCTGCTGAAAAAATCATCGGTCAAGCGACCAAAGCGGAATGCAGGGTAGCCATTATGGTGGCCGTGATGATATTGGCGTTTTTAACTGCGTGGATGCCGTACTCAGTGTTAGCTCTCATGATTGCATTCGGCGGCGTCCACATCAGTCCGGTGGTCAGCATAATACCGGCTTTATGCGCCAAGTCAAGCATATGCTGGAATCCAATTATCTACATTGGACTCAATACGCAG TTCCGGTCGGCGTGGAAACGGTTCTTGAAAATCCCAGGTACGGTGTCGGAAGTCTCGCTGGATGCCGACATCACCACGGGCATGACCAAGCTGATGACCGGTCACCAAGAGCTGCCGGTGCATCCCGGAAACAACGTCGACGCCGACCATCCGTCGGGTTTGATAATGTGCTGTTTGGCGCACGACGAACACCGGCGGTCCGCGACATACGTCGACCAGTACGAGTGTAATCTCGAAATGAAGTCATGCAATCCACAAACTCTAAGAAAACAAACCGAAACAAACCTCGGCGACGTTTCtttgtga